In the Paenibacillus sp. J23TS9 genome, AATACGAAGCACCGCAGCCGAGCGGATATAATATTTCCCGTTTTCAATCACTACCACGGTGTCTACCTCATCCACAGGCAGTCCGCCCTTTTGCAGCAGCTCGGCGCCAATATCGGATTGCAATGAAGCAAACTGGAACTTGGCAAGAGGATCACGCTCAATGATAAAACGTGTTAGCCCCTGGCATAAATGACATACCCCGTCTACGAGGACGATCCCTTGATAGCCGTTTCTCTCAGGCCCTTGTTTATCCTCCATATACAGGCACCTCCTGAGTAAAGTATCTGGCTAACTCCCCTAAAAATCAAGCCAATCAGTCAGGTTAAACAAAACTCAGCTCAAAAAAATCCAGACAAAAAGAAAAAAGCCCGGGTAGCTCCCGCGCCTGGATCTCTGGTTCGACAGATTTACTTGGCCGCAGCCAGAGCTTTGTCGATCCATTGGTTCTCTTCGATTTGCTGACTCAGCTCGCCTTTGTAGCTCTCGATGCATTTGCAAATGAAATCTTTGCGGCATACGGGGCAAGGCGTCTTTTGCAATCGGCTGATGTTTGTCATTTTCCATTCCGGATAACGGCTATAGAACACACGGCACACTGTTCCGTCAGCCAGATC is a window encoding:
- a CDS encoding thiol-disulfide oxidoreductase DCC family protein; amino-acid sequence: MEDKQGPERNGYQGIVLVDGVCHLCQGLTRFIIERDPLAKFQFASLQSDIGAELLQKGGLPVDEVDTVVVIENGKYYIRSAAVLRIVRQLKMPWPLLYAFAFVPLPVRDWLYRYVARNRYRWFGKEEQCLLPTPELRKRFLS